CTGGCTACTGATCCCAGCATCAAGTGTTTATTTGGTTGAATTTCGTTCCACCTCGCGGTGGGATGTGCAGCGAGCAAAAGCCCTTGATCCTGCATGAACATGTGACAAGCGTGACTGCTCTGCGAAGGCTTTATCTCGGAcgctttttcattctttttttcctcgCCGACGTTTATCTCGCTCCCTGACATCCCAGATCTCCGACACGTACACTGAGAGTGGTACTGAGTGGGACTATCGGCAGCCAAAGCCTCCGCCACGGTAATATAGTGCCCTCCTCAAGGTTCAATTCCTGGCCTGTCATCCGGTGGTTGAGTTAGAGTCCAGCTTGCAGACACGAGACATTCAAGGAAGCCAtcacaggctgaaaaaaaattatctctgctttcatttatctTTGTATTCTCTGCATGGCTGGCTGGTGTTCTCATAATGCCACagatgattttctttttgcCCCAAGGATTGTTATTGCCGCTGCGGTGTCCTTGTCTTTACCCCTGTTGTTTTTGATTAtatcttgttattttttttctctctcttccattACAATCCCCACCACCCCTACTGCTCAAGAGCTCTATTGCATCCTCACCGTGTCTGTAAATACAGTAGATCATTTCCTTAAATAAATCTGCcaggttaaataaaggttaaggAAAAATCAGATATTAATAGTGGGATGATTTATAGTTTGTTTCATCtgcagggagaaaaagaaaaagacaagtaGGCTTTTATGGTTTCtggatgaaaaagaaattgtgaATGCCACTTAGTTCACTCAAACCTCCCTTTTTTTGAATGCAGCTGTAATGGAAGGTGAATAGTCTGCAAATAGAGAGACTGTGTTCTCTGAAAAGAGGCTATTAAGTGATATTTTTGCCTGGTAATCATGACTTGGTGCTGTGTGATGATTCTTCTTTTAGCAATTTACCTTCAATGTGTTCCATTTTATGTGTGACGTTTTGATTTGTTCCTACGCTGCCAAAGACAGAACAGCAAGAGGTAATGAGTCTGTTTTGGGCTTCTATAAAAGCCATGGATTATGAAGGTGTTGTTAAATATACTTTatctcttttcttgttttaacaGGTTTCCCGCAGTAAAGCCTTTCAGCATGGCTGAACCTGACATCCCAAATCCATCAGTGACTGCCgattaaaacatgaatatttctcATTTCTATTAAGCTACTCTggacaaaatacaacaaactgTGTGGCAGCGTGTCTCTTTGTAAATGCGACATTCTGCCAAGGAACCCTGGCCAAGGCCACGTGATTGGTGGAGCGTTGGCAAGAGCCTCTGCATCAACAAATTAACTTTAAAGGCAGTTCATGCAGCCGGAAAGGCTTTTAGCTTCTGCATTAGGAGGAACAGAAAAAGGAGTTATTGAAGCTGTAGTAATTGAGACAGATGTCGCAGGAGTCAGTCTGTATAATCAATGACTTTATATATAACCTACTATACACAACAGATTACAATGGTTCCTGCTGAGAACATGAGTGCTTTCTCTGCAGTGGATCGCTGTCCCaactgcagctcctctgcctACCCAGAGGTGGATGTAGGCAAGGCAGTGGTTTTGGGGATAGTGCTGGTGGTGTTTGTAGTGTTCGGGGTCCTTGGCAACATCCTGGTCATCCTGTCAGTGTTGTTCCACCACCATTGGCGCTCTGTGACACACTACTTCATTGCCAACCTGGCAGCGGCAGACCTGCTGCTCAGCTCCGCCGTCCTGCCCTTCTCCGCCACTGCGGAGGCTCTCGGTAGATGGGTGTTCGGCCGGTCGTTCTGCAGCGTCTGGGCCGCCCTGGATGTCCTCTGCTGCACCGCCTCCATCCTCAGCCTGTGTGTGATCTCTATCGACCGCTATCTGGCTGTCAGCTACCCTCTGCGCTACCCTGCCATAGCTACAGGGAGGCGAGGCCTGACTGCAGTGGCCGCTCTCTGGGGACTCTCGGCGGCTATATCTGTGGGCCCACTGTTTGGATGGAAGGAGCCCGACCCAGAAGATGAGACGGTGTGCCGAATTACGGAGGAGCCCGGCTATGCTTTGTTCTCGGCACTAGGATCTTTCTATATACCTCTGGCTATCATCCTGGCCATGTACTGCCGCGTGTACACTGtggcaaagagagagacaaaaaccCTCAGGAAGGGCAGTAAGGGAGATGGGGTTGAGACAGAGGGGGTGATGCTGCGGATACACAGAGGAAATGCTGACCAGACGGGGAAGCAGGAGGATGACGACATTTCTGCGGGGCATAAACGCACCACCTTTTCCCTGCCGAAGTTACTAAAGTTGTCAAGAGAAGAGAAGGCAGCCAAAACTCTTGGCATTGTTGTCGGGTGCTTCGTTCTGTGCTGGCTTCCTTTTTTCCTGGTTTTACCCATCGGTAGGTACCTGCTGACCTCTACTGTTTTTAACTCACATAAGCCCAGTTTGTgccttttcatgtgtttttattagtaTGTCGAAGTTACAAAGCAAGGGGTTTTGTTTATCTGAAAGATAAATCCCTGGCAATCTGTCAAAAACCAAAAAGGTTAACACCCCTCACTGCTGCTCCAGAATCCTCAAGGACTCTTCTGTCCATCTGGATACCAAAAATAGTCTGTTCTGTTTTTACCTTGCTTTCTGAATTGAGACTCTTTTATTAaatctgctgtgctgctgctttttggACACTTGGGGGCAGCGCAAACAAGTAGTGAAAGCTGAACGTCATCACTTTTAATGTTGATAAGCTAACAGTTgaatatttacacatacagcagataCTGAGTCCATCCAATAATGACCCTCtcttagctctgcttttggtctccaccaaatCTGAGAGAAATATCTTTTGAACCActatgctcaccagctagttgccaactgtgtctgtctgccatttggtaCTGAGCAGGTAGACTACAGCTAATCAATGAGCTGAAATTTGCTATGAAGCTCTGTGAAGcttttgttttaagtttttatGTACAATAAAAACGTATAGCTAGTGGAAAAGCTCCAGCAGTTTAACTTCTGTGCTGTAGAGAGAGTACTCCAGGGCGTGTCAGTACACTGTTACATCACTAGTGGGTGTGGCTACAGGTGCAACAGACTCCAAACTTTAAACCAGAGATTTTGTTGATGTTTCCTACAAATCGATCAAGAAGTTTTGTCACTTCCAGCCTCGATCCTTGTGTGGTAAGGGTTACAGGGGCTGTAATTTTTTCAGCTGGAAATCAACAGAAGAGTCTGAGTCTTTGAAGACAGCAGTAAGTGTTCTTCTTCTGGACGTTTGaaatgtttccactgatttttctttttgaaaaacaacagtttacagTTGCTCTGTGACTTGAATACAATGATACTGAGACAATGAAACTTGAGGGAAGATTTCGAAGAGAGCCTTAC
The Chelmon rostratus isolate fCheRos1 chromosome 19, fCheRos1.pri, whole genome shotgun sequence DNA segment above includes these coding regions:
- the adra1ab gene encoding alpha-1A adrenergic receptor, whose protein sequence is MVPAENMSAFSAVDRCPNCSSSAYPEVDVGKAVVLGIVLVVFVVFGVLGNILVILSVLFHHHWRSVTHYFIANLAAADLLLSSAVLPFSATAEALGRWVFGRSFCSVWAALDVLCCTASILSLCVISIDRYLAVSYPLRYPAIATGRRGLTAVAALWGLSAAISVGPLFGWKEPDPEDETVCRITEEPGYALFSALGSFYIPLAIILAMYCRVYTVAKRETKTLRKGSKGDGVETEGVMLRIHRGNADQTGKQEDDDISAGHKRTTFSLPKLLKLSREEKAAKTLGIVVGCFVLCWLPFFLVLPIGSIFPSCKPSETIFKITFWLGYLNSCINPIIYPCFSQEFKKAFHNVLRGRCLRTGHISTHSSSPGPTSNTTVLSAPGCGTVSSWCCCRTISTSSSSIGAPDQAQSAQIQSKSMLKAWCFSASQTPIPQNPSSHGSARVLRLSLGVTGEPV